In Myxococcales bacterium, a genomic segment contains:
- a CDS encoding FliM/FliN family flagellar motor switch protein, producing the protein MSRVRAFPWATLDALTKAEVARARHFGDFIAHLLATSTSARAATLRGLLGVSPEVRLRAIDSAASASAPDDERLAVHLLVAKTEVIVETESALAADVVARALERKGPSLPPRGTAALAGAFGAVAVSALRRLRADADVRLKFAGLSKDVLARQSLADPVAAHVTVLLDADAYDARLVFSSRAAGSVGARPVGRRALAALDVRIAVPLTLAPSWAPARELRALATGDVWLTGGRSTALSFVLAAPGARRGVRCTATAGLALGVRDVAAASFQVVVGDVVEDLTMSEATEDTLLESALDAPVIVRVELGAVELSAREWASLRAGDVVTVGARVGAPVLLRAGSRELGTGELVDIDGEVGVRALSMRTSTPQSASLEGGA; encoded by the coding sequence GTGAGCCGCGTCCGCGCGTTTCCGTGGGCCACGCTCGACGCTCTCACGAAAGCCGAGGTCGCGCGCGCGCGCCACTTCGGCGACTTCATCGCGCACCTGCTCGCGACCAGCACGAGCGCTCGCGCCGCGACGCTCCGGGGCCTGTTGGGGGTTTCCCCCGAGGTTCGGCTGCGCGCCATCGACAGCGCGGCATCCGCGAGCGCGCCTGACGACGAGCGCCTCGCGGTGCACCTCCTCGTCGCAAAGACCGAAGTCATCGTCGAGACGGAGAGCGCGCTCGCGGCCGACGTGGTGGCGCGGGCTCTCGAACGAAAGGGACCGTCGCTCCCGCCGCGGGGCACGGCGGCGCTCGCCGGCGCCTTCGGTGCTGTCGCGGTGAGCGCGCTGAGGCGCCTCCGAGCGGACGCCGACGTTCGTCTCAAGTTCGCCGGACTGTCCAAGGACGTCCTGGCGAGGCAGTCTCTGGCGGACCCCGTCGCGGCCCACGTCACGGTGCTCCTCGACGCGGACGCTTACGACGCCCGTCTCGTCTTTTCGTCCCGAGCAGCAGGAAGCGTTGGCGCGCGACCCGTAGGACGGCGCGCCCTCGCGGCGCTCGACGTTCGAATCGCCGTGCCCCTCACCTTGGCGCCCTCGTGGGCGCCGGCGCGCGAGCTTCGTGCGCTCGCGACGGGCGACGTCTGGCTGACGGGAGGCCGCTCGACGGCGCTGTCCTTCGTCCTGGCCGCGCCGGGCGCGCGCCGCGGCGTGCGCTGCACGGCCACGGCTGGGCTGGCTCTAGGCGTGCGCGACGTGGCTGCGGCATCGTTCCAAGTCGTGGTAGGGGACGTAGTCGAGGATTTGACGATGAGCGAAGCGACGGAAGACACCCTCCTCGAATCGGCCCTCGACGCACCGGTGATCGTTCGCGTCGAGCTCGGCGCCGTCGAGCTGTCGGCCCGCGAGTGGGCGAGCCTGCGCGCCGGCGATGTGGTGACCGTTGGCGCTCGCGTGGGCGCGCCCGTGCTCCTCCGCGCGGGCTCTCGCGAGCTAGGCACCGGCGAGCTCGTCGACATCGACGGCGAGGTCGGTGTCCGTGCCCTTTCGATGCGCACCTCGACGCCGCAATCGGCTTCTTTGGAGGGCGGCGCTTGA
- a CDS encoding EamA family transporter codes for MTDKIATTGPGPWATHAALLVVQLAFASNAVEGKLAMMPRHSGGAGLSPEAIAMARMGFAALFFQGLALLLRRRRGASAPPAPPLSGRDHLALAGLSVLGISLNQTLFLFGLRATTPLSAALLCVAIPVFAAALAVVLRHEKPTWRVAAGIGLALLGVVELTGLSSVDRGAVLVVANSLAYAGYIVLGRSTIRRLGAIEVIRWIFTWGALTFAPLGVGPLVRTLGVIDALGVTLLVYIVVVPTIVAYAANAWALGRSSATLVTIYIYLQPLVAGALAFVQLGQRPQGHVLLAGTLILAGVTVVATRSAVAR; via the coding sequence ATGACTGACAAGATCGCCACCACAGGGCCCGGTCCGTGGGCCACGCACGCCGCGCTCCTTGTGGTTCAGCTAGCGTTCGCGTCCAACGCGGTCGAAGGAAAGCTCGCGATGATGCCGCGCCACAGCGGCGGTGCGGGCCTTTCGCCGGAGGCCATCGCCATGGCTCGCATGGGCTTCGCGGCGCTCTTCTTTCAAGGGCTGGCGCTCTTGCTTCGTCGCCGCCGTGGGGCATCAGCACCACCAGCACCACCGCTCTCGGGGCGCGATCACCTCGCGCTGGCGGGCCTGTCGGTGCTCGGCATCTCGCTGAACCAGACGCTCTTTCTCTTCGGCCTCCGAGCGACGACGCCGCTCTCTGCCGCGCTTCTGTGCGTGGCCATCCCTGTCTTTGCGGCGGCGCTGGCCGTCGTCCTCCGACACGAGAAGCCCACCTGGCGCGTCGCTGCCGGCATTGGCCTCGCGCTCCTGGGCGTCGTCGAGCTGACCGGGCTCTCCAGCGTGGATCGCGGCGCGGTCCTCGTCGTCGCCAACTCTCTCGCTTACGCGGGCTACATCGTCCTCGGTCGCTCGACCATTCGCCGCCTCGGTGCCATCGAGGTCATTCGATGGATCTTCACTTGGGGCGCGCTCACGTTTGCTCCGCTCGGTGTGGGGCCCCTCGTCCGCACCCTCGGGGTCATCGACGCCTTGGGCGTCACCTTGCTGGTCTACATCGTCGTCGTCCCTACCATCGTCGCGTATGCCGCGAACGCCTGGGCTCTCGGGCGGTCGAGCGCGACGCTCGTGACCATCTACATCTACTTGCAGCCGCTGGTCGCAGGGGCGCTCGCGTTTGTTCAGTTGGGGCAGCGCCCGCAAGGGCACGTGCTGCTCGCGGGGACGCTCATCCTCGCCGGCGTGACCGTCGTCGCCACGCGCTCGGCGGTGGCGCGTTGA
- a CDS encoding tetratricopeptide repeat protein: MLPRARTLVATLLAASVAFVWTTAEADSKDPKKADKTAEKSDKTDKVEKADKAADAPKRFDANNQTAMSEAMASVVDGTKKWVDGDSEGALLAFRKAVKLQPRSAVAQYALGEALLAKGKTEDAEAALMVADDAAPQTAATKPRIVFVLASAKERLHKWDEAKELWRRYSELAKTKDGGVYPQSATERLRLVDEWAKLDAAYVGVRQRINGLAAPPGSAPAAPVAGDAGVPAK; the protein is encoded by the coding sequence ATGTTGCCGCGCGCTCGCACCCTCGTTGCCACGCTCCTTGCAGCCTCCGTCGCCTTCGTTTGGACGACCGCCGAGGCCGACTCCAAGGACCCGAAGAAGGCCGACAAGACGGCGGAAAAGTCCGACAAGACGGACAAGGTCGAGAAGGCCGACAAGGCGGCTGACGCGCCCAAGCGATTCGACGCGAACAACCAGACCGCCATGAGCGAGGCCATGGCGTCGGTGGTCGATGGGACCAAGAAATGGGTCGACGGCGACTCAGAAGGCGCGCTCCTGGCCTTCCGCAAGGCCGTGAAGCTTCAGCCGCGCAGTGCCGTCGCGCAATACGCGCTCGGCGAGGCGCTCTTGGCCAAAGGCAAGACCGAGGACGCGGAGGCGGCGCTCATGGTGGCCGACGACGCGGCTCCGCAAACGGCGGCGACGAAGCCGCGCATCGTGTTCGTGCTCGCCAGCGCCAAGGAGCGCCTCCACAAGTGGGACGAGGCCAAAGAGCTCTGGCGGCGGTACAGCGAGCTCGCGAAGACCAAAGACGGCGGCGTCTATCCGCAGTCGGCGACCGAGCGGCTTCGACTCGTCGACGAGTGGGCCAAGCTCGACGCGGCCTACGTCGGCGTGCGACAGCGCATCAACGGCCTCGCGGCGCCGCCGGGCTCGGCGCCGGCCGCTCCCGTCGCTGGCGACGCGGGCGTTCCGGCCAAGTAG
- a CDS encoding class I SAM-dependent methyltransferase, translating to MLPRVLEPEIMDTALDAADYDAMDHGAVNEAFCRDFLAARPQLACVLDAGTGTGLIAVELCRRAPAANIVAIDLANEMLALAKKNVQAAGYADRIEVARRDAKRTGFDDGDFSAVISNSLVHHLPEPGAFLKEAARLLAPGGLLFVRDLARPEDETAVSSLVDRYALVTATDPTLRSRESRQRALFAASLRAALTCDEVSALLPDALRVGARVELTSDRHYTLVARKARA from the coding sequence ATGCTGCCCCGTGTCCTCGAACCCGAGATCATGGACACGGCCCTCGACGCCGCCGACTACGACGCCATGGATCACGGCGCCGTGAACGAGGCCTTCTGCCGTGATTTTCTCGCGGCACGCCCTCAGTTGGCGTGCGTATTGGACGCGGGCACCGGCACCGGGCTCATCGCCGTGGAGCTTTGCCGCCGCGCGCCCGCGGCGAACATCGTGGCCATCGACCTTGCCAACGAGATGCTCGCGCTGGCGAAGAAGAACGTTCAGGCCGCGGGCTACGCCGACCGCATCGAAGTGGCGCGACGCGACGCGAAGCGAACAGGCTTCGACGACGGCGACTTCAGCGCCGTGATCTCCAACAGCCTCGTGCACCACCTGCCGGAGCCCGGAGCTTTTCTCAAGGAGGCCGCGCGGCTCCTCGCGCCGGGTGGGCTCCTCTTCGTGCGCGACCTCGCGCGCCCCGAAGACGAGACCGCCGTGTCGTCGCTCGTCGACCGATACGCGCTTGTCACCGCCACGGACCCGACGCTCCGCTCACGGGAGTCGCGGCAACGAGCGCTCTTCGCGGCGTCGCTTCGAGCGGCGCTCACGTGCGACGAGGTGTCGGCCCTGCTGCCCGACGCGCTTCGGGTCGGGGCTCGCGTCGAGCTGACGAGCGATCGTCACTACACGCTCGTCGCGCGGAAGGCGCGTGCGTGA
- a CDS encoding pyridoxal phosphate-dependent aminotransferase, translating into MLTRPAYLGWALAHYGKVPFDLASSGMPTLRQSELGAASLDDPNGWEILQGAIAKHNAVTRSEAIGALGASHGLWLAYTSMIDAGDDVLVEDPAYEPLCHAARAAGGNVVRFDRGPDVNYALDPERVRAAMTPRTKVVAISNLHNPSGARASDDAMREVAKVVADRGGYLFVDEVYAPFDDLVDEAGIFHGSARRLAPNVVATASLTKAYGLGPQRIGWVLGPPKVIDAAMDAIVASVGVLPIAWMHRSALALSHVGALSARSRSLLGKKRERVARWMREQENLAWSAPPAGLFGFATLRRSAADLRPVIERGIEAHGVIVAPGSFFGVPNGFRLAWSLPEEQLDEALLRLSTVLTTATS; encoded by the coding sequence ATGCTGACGCGACCGGCGTATCTGGGGTGGGCGCTCGCGCACTACGGCAAGGTCCCCTTCGACCTCGCGTCGAGCGGCATGCCGACGCTGCGCCAGAGCGAGCTCGGCGCGGCGAGCCTTGACGATCCCAACGGCTGGGAGATCTTGCAGGGCGCCATCGCGAAGCACAACGCGGTCACCCGCTCGGAGGCCATCGGCGCGCTGGGCGCGTCGCACGGGCTTTGGCTCGCGTACACGTCGATGATCGACGCTGGCGACGACGTGCTCGTCGAAGACCCGGCTTACGAGCCGTTGTGTCACGCGGCGCGCGCGGCCGGCGGCAACGTCGTTCGCTTCGATCGGGGCCCCGACGTCAACTACGCCCTGGACCCGGAGCGCGTCCGGGCCGCCATGACCCCGCGCACCAAGGTCGTGGCCATCTCGAACCTTCACAACCCGAGCGGTGCGCGCGCGAGCGACGACGCCATGCGCGAGGTCGCCAAGGTCGTCGCCGATCGCGGCGGCTACCTCTTCGTCGACGAGGTCTACGCTCCCTTCGACGACCTGGTCGACGAAGCGGGGATCTTCCACGGAAGCGCGAGACGCCTCGCGCCGAACGTGGTGGCCACGGCGAGCCTCACCAAGGCCTACGGCCTTGGCCCGCAGCGCATCGGGTGGGTCTTGGGCCCGCCCAAGGTCATCGACGCCGCCATGGACGCCATCGTGGCCTCCGTCGGCGTCTTGCCTATCGCGTGGATGCACCGCTCCGCGCTGGCCCTCTCTCACGTGGGCGCGCTCTCGGCGCGTTCACGCTCGCTGCTCGGCAAGAAGCGCGAGCGCGTGGCCCGCTGGATGCGCGAGCAAGAGAACCTCGCGTGGAGCGCCCCACCGGCTGGACTCTTTGGCTTCGCGACACTTCGCCGCAGCGCCGCCGACCTTAGGCCGGTGATCGAGCGCGGCATCGAAGCGCACGGCGTGATCGTCGCGCCGGGATCTTTCTTCGGAGTTCCAAACGGCTTTCGCCTCGCCTGGTCGCTCCCGGAGGAGCAACTGGACGAGGCGCTTCTTCGCCTGAGCACCGTGCTCACCACCGCGACGTCGTGA